From one Triticum urartu cultivar G1812 chromosome 3, Tu2.1, whole genome shotgun sequence genomic stretch:
- the LOC125544820 gene encoding ATP synthase subunit epsilon, mitochondrial, which produces MSAMTAAVPFWRAAGMTYIGYSNVCAALVRSCLKEPFKTEVSSREKVHFSLSKWADEKQQKPTVRTDDE; this is translated from the exons atgtcggcgatgacggcggcggTGCCCTTCTGGCGCGCGGCGGGGATGACCTACATCGGCTACTCCAACGTCTGCGCGGCGCTGGTGCGGAGCTGCCTCAAGGAGCCCTTCAAGACCGAGGTCTCCTCCCGCGAGAAGGTCCACTTCTCCCTCTCCAAGTGGGCCGACGAGAAGCAGCAGAAGCCCA CTGTGCGCACAGATGATGAATGA
- the LOC125544819 gene encoding transcription factor VOZ1-like isoform X1, with product MTLLPHDAFDFDESWAGFLPIYPARRPPTPASFLPRPSLFASRPSKVAAIPSEEEKRHQIIRASPSPLPWRKGWRERPPTPRRRSIGAAERTARASAMRKGPSRSGSARHQQFRARAKTRVDDLQDMFSGLQYARKEARSTDAVLLEAQLHQMLREWRAELSVPSPASSLQQGNNNRDPPSETPRPPQLAAAEEEDDATSKLVEQKPRPSANQAHKHAQGDQDMKPEPREEAIADPVTVAQQPTSLGPGVITTPATAGFHDQMYYVNQELSVEDFLYDDDYKINLPGSNPEILNNLEGIGHQEYLQFNLPQELPPNAYLDMNNYGQNAGDGFLHMSDLLTTMSPAPASFLRPKCALWDCPRPAQGSESWQDYCSMYHAELAVKEEGPPGTMPVIRPRGIDLKDGPLFAALSAKIQGKHVGVPVCEGAATTKSPWNAPELFDLYIFEGESMREWLFFDKPRRAFDSGNRKQRSLPDYNGRGWHESRKQVMKDFGGLKRSYYMDPQPSSSYEWHLYEYEINDRDAFALYRLEFKSSDAKKSAKSKFTCSPLIEIQQQMVRLSADGPVENKRTARARTQDVSTNIYPVQNNTAQANAPDAYQAASQVDQMTFLNGSVVYGPHLPYGYSTEGGDFYWNSNDGA from the exons ATGACACTGTTACCGCACGACGCTTTCGACTTTGACGAGTCCTGGGCTGGATTCCTCCCTATCTACCCCGCCCGGAGGCCGCCCACCCCCGCCTCCTTTTTGCCGCGGCCGTCGCTTTTCGCGAGCCGACCCAGCAAAGTGGCAGCCATACCAAGTGAGGAAGAAAAACGACACCAAATTATACGAGCATCTCCATCTCCTCTCCCGTGGCGCAAAGGGTGGAGGGAGAGGCCACCCACTCCACGGCGCCGATCGATCGGAGCAGCGGAGAGGACGGCGCGCGCGTCGGCGATGCGGAAGGGGCCGTCGCGGTCGGGGTCGGCGCGGCACCAGCAGTTCCGCGCCCGCGCCAAGACCCGCGTCGACGACCTCCAGGACATGTTCTCCGGCCTCCAGTACGCCCGCAAGGAGGCCCGCTCCACCGACGCCGTCCTCCTCGAGGCGCAGCTCCACCAGATGCTCCGCGAGTGGCGCGCCGAGCTCAGCGTCCCGTCCCCCGCCTCCTCCCTCCAG CAGGGGAACAACAACCGGGATCCGCCGTCCGAGACGCCGCGGCCGCCGCAGCTGGCggcggccgaggaggaggacgacgccaccAGCAAGCTCGTGGAGCAGAAGCCCCGGCCGTCCGCTAATCAGGCTCACAAGCACGCGCAGGGAGACCAGGACATGAAGCCGGAGCCGCGCGAGGAAGCGATCGCGGATCCAGTGACGGTGGCGCAGCAGCCGACGTCGCTGGGTCCGGGAGTTATCACCACTCCAGCTACTGCCGGGTTCCACGATCAG ATGTACTATGTGAACCAGGAGCTTAGTGTTGAGGATTTTCTTTACGACGATGATTACAAGATAAACCTTCCTGGGTCCAATCCAGAAATCCTCAATAACCTTGAAGGGATTGGTCACCAAGAATATCTGCAGTTCAATTTGCCACAAGAGTTGCCCCCTAATGCATATCTTGATATGAACAACTATGGGCAGAATGCTGGAGATGGTTTCCTGCACATGTCAGACTTGCTCACAACAATGTCTCCAGCACCTGCTTCATTTCTGAGGCCAAAGTGCGCTCTCTGGGACTGCCCTCGGCCTGCTCAAGGATCTGAAAGCTGGCAAGATTACTGCAGCATGTACCATGCTGAATTGGCCGTGAAGGAAGAGGGCCCTCCAGGCACAATGCCTGTGATCCGCCCGAGAGGTATTGATCTAAAAGACGGCCCTTTGTTTGCCGCTCTTAGTGCAAAAATCCAAGGAAAGCATGTCGGTGTTCCTGTCTGTGAAGGGGCTGCAACTACGAAATCCCCTTGGAATGCACCTG AACTTTTCGACCTTTACATCTTTGAAGGTGAATCTATGAGAGAATGGCTTTTCTTTGACAAACCAAGAAGGGCATTCGACAGTGGAAACCGGAAGCAAAGGTCGCTGCCAGATTACAACGGCCGTGGCTGGCATGAATCAAGGAAGCAGGTGATGAAAGACTTTGGGGGTCTGAAGAGATCATACTACATGGACCCACAGCCATCTAGCAGCTACGAATGGCACCTCTATGAATACGAGATCAACGATCGCGACGCTTTTGCCTTATACCGGCTTGAATTCAAGTCTTCGGACGCAAAGAAGAGCGCTAAGTCAAAATTCACTTGCAGTCCACTGATTGAAATCCAGCAGCAAATGGTCAGGCTGAGCGCAGACGGTCCTGTGGAGAACAAGCGGACTGCCCGTGCGCGGACACAGGATGTCAGCACAAACATCTACCCAGTTCAGAACAACACGGCTCAGGCTAATGCTCCGGACGCTTACCAGGCAGCATCGCAGGTGGACCAGATGACATTTTTGAACGGCAGTGTTGTTTATGGGCCTCATCTCCCATATGGCTACTCAACCGAAGGAGGTGACTTCTATTGGAACTCAAACGACGGGGCTTGA
- the LOC125544819 gene encoding transcription factor VOZ1-like isoform X2: protein MTLLPHDAFDFDESWAGFLPIYPARRPPTPASFLPRPSLFASRPSKVAAIPSEEEKRHQIIRASPSPLPWRKGWRERPPTPRRRSIGAAERTARASAMRKGPSRSGSARHQQFRARAKTRVDDLQDMFSGLQYARKEARSTDAVLLEAQLHQMLREWRAELSVPSPASSLQGNNNRDPPSETPRPPQLAAAEEEDDATSKLVEQKPRPSANQAHKHAQGDQDMKPEPREEAIADPVTVAQQPTSLGPGVITTPATAGFHDQMYYVNQELSVEDFLYDDDYKINLPGSNPEILNNLEGIGHQEYLQFNLPQELPPNAYLDMNNYGQNAGDGFLHMSDLLTTMSPAPASFLRPKCALWDCPRPAQGSESWQDYCSMYHAELAVKEEGPPGTMPVIRPRGIDLKDGPLFAALSAKIQGKHVGVPVCEGAATTKSPWNAPELFDLYIFEGESMREWLFFDKPRRAFDSGNRKQRSLPDYNGRGWHESRKQVMKDFGGLKRSYYMDPQPSSSYEWHLYEYEINDRDAFALYRLEFKSSDAKKSAKSKFTCSPLIEIQQQMVRLSADGPVENKRTARARTQDVSTNIYPVQNNTAQANAPDAYQAASQVDQMTFLNGSVVYGPHLPYGYSTEGGDFYWNSNDGA from the exons ATGACACTGTTACCGCACGACGCTTTCGACTTTGACGAGTCCTGGGCTGGATTCCTCCCTATCTACCCCGCCCGGAGGCCGCCCACCCCCGCCTCCTTTTTGCCGCGGCCGTCGCTTTTCGCGAGCCGACCCAGCAAAGTGGCAGCCATACCAAGTGAGGAAGAAAAACGACACCAAATTATACGAGCATCTCCATCTCCTCTCCCGTGGCGCAAAGGGTGGAGGGAGAGGCCACCCACTCCACGGCGCCGATCGATCGGAGCAGCGGAGAGGACGGCGCGCGCGTCGGCGATGCGGAAGGGGCCGTCGCGGTCGGGGTCGGCGCGGCACCAGCAGTTCCGCGCCCGCGCCAAGACCCGCGTCGACGACCTCCAGGACATGTTCTCCGGCCTCCAGTACGCCCGCAAGGAGGCCCGCTCCACCGACGCCGTCCTCCTCGAGGCGCAGCTCCACCAGATGCTCCGCGAGTGGCGCGCCGAGCTCAGCGTCCCGTCCCCCGCCTCCTCCCTCCAG GGGAACAACAACCGGGATCCGCCGTCCGAGACGCCGCGGCCGCCGCAGCTGGCggcggccgaggaggaggacgacgccaccAGCAAGCTCGTGGAGCAGAAGCCCCGGCCGTCCGCTAATCAGGCTCACAAGCACGCGCAGGGAGACCAGGACATGAAGCCGGAGCCGCGCGAGGAAGCGATCGCGGATCCAGTGACGGTGGCGCAGCAGCCGACGTCGCTGGGTCCGGGAGTTATCACCACTCCAGCTACTGCCGGGTTCCACGATCAG ATGTACTATGTGAACCAGGAGCTTAGTGTTGAGGATTTTCTTTACGACGATGATTACAAGATAAACCTTCCTGGGTCCAATCCAGAAATCCTCAATAACCTTGAAGGGATTGGTCACCAAGAATATCTGCAGTTCAATTTGCCACAAGAGTTGCCCCCTAATGCATATCTTGATATGAACAACTATGGGCAGAATGCTGGAGATGGTTTCCTGCACATGTCAGACTTGCTCACAACAATGTCTCCAGCACCTGCTTCATTTCTGAGGCCAAAGTGCGCTCTCTGGGACTGCCCTCGGCCTGCTCAAGGATCTGAAAGCTGGCAAGATTACTGCAGCATGTACCATGCTGAATTGGCCGTGAAGGAAGAGGGCCCTCCAGGCACAATGCCTGTGATCCGCCCGAGAGGTATTGATCTAAAAGACGGCCCTTTGTTTGCCGCTCTTAGTGCAAAAATCCAAGGAAAGCATGTCGGTGTTCCTGTCTGTGAAGGGGCTGCAACTACGAAATCCCCTTGGAATGCACCTG AACTTTTCGACCTTTACATCTTTGAAGGTGAATCTATGAGAGAATGGCTTTTCTTTGACAAACCAAGAAGGGCATTCGACAGTGGAAACCGGAAGCAAAGGTCGCTGCCAGATTACAACGGCCGTGGCTGGCATGAATCAAGGAAGCAGGTGATGAAAGACTTTGGGGGTCTGAAGAGATCATACTACATGGACCCACAGCCATCTAGCAGCTACGAATGGCACCTCTATGAATACGAGATCAACGATCGCGACGCTTTTGCCTTATACCGGCTTGAATTCAAGTCTTCGGACGCAAAGAAGAGCGCTAAGTCAAAATTCACTTGCAGTCCACTGATTGAAATCCAGCAGCAAATGGTCAGGCTGAGCGCAGACGGTCCTGTGGAGAACAAGCGGACTGCCCGTGCGCGGACACAGGATGTCAGCACAAACATCTACCCAGTTCAGAACAACACGGCTCAGGCTAATGCTCCGGACGCTTACCAGGCAGCATCGCAGGTGGACCAGATGACATTTTTGAACGGCAGTGTTGTTTATGGGCCTCATCTCCCATATGGCTACTCAACCGAAGGAGGTGACTTCTATTGGAACTCAAACGACGGGGCTTGA